Proteins from one Esox lucius isolate fEsoLuc1 chromosome 19, fEsoLuc1.pri, whole genome shotgun sequence genomic window:
- the arsa gene encoding arylsulfatase A, with protein sequence MCQVAHLIFVVYLLVTSCSGSPPNFILLFADDLGFGDLGCYGHPTSLTPNLDRLAADGLRFTDFYCTSPVCSPSRASLLTGRYQTRSGVYPGVFYPGSRGGLPLNETTIAEVLKPLGYATAAMGKWHLGLGLNGTFLPTRQGFDYYLGVPYSHDMGPCQNLTCFPPDIKCFGHCDLGVVTIPLMYNEVIKQQPVDFLDLERAYSDFATDFITQSARKKQPFFLYYPSHHTHYPQFAGPAAAGQSRRGPFGDSLLEFDNTVGNLLSSLEQTGVLNNTLILFTSDNGPELMRMSRGGNAGLLKCGKGTTYEGGMREPAIAYWPGIITPGVTHELASTLDILPTLAKLAGAKLPNVQLDGVDMTDILINHGQSKREAMMFYPTDPSESYGLFALRLGKYKAHFYTRGAGHSETTPDHDCHIISLLKPHNPPLLFDLESDPSENYPLSPLGRPDLQALLLRIQAVKEQFEASMEFGESQIEKGIDPNLEPCCTPQCTPKPSCCQCG encoded by the exons ATGTGTCAGGTTGCACATCTTATATTCGTAGTATACCTGCTTGTTACAAGTTGTTCGGGCTCCCCTCCTAATTTCATCCTGCTCTTTGCGGACGACCTCGGGTTCGGCGACCTAGGATGTTACGGCCATCCCACCTCACTCACACCCAATTTGGACAGACTAGCGGCTGACGGCCTCAGATTTACCGACTTCTACTGCACAAGTCCCGTCTGCAGCCCCTCAAG GGCATCTTTACTGACTGGCCGTTACCAGACGAGATCAGGGGTGTACCCTGGGGTGTTCTACCCTGGTTCCCGGGGTGGTCTGCCTCTGAACGAGACCACAATAGCAGAAGTGCTGAAACCCTTGGGCTATGCAACAGCAGCCATGGGGAAATGGCACCTTGGGCTGGGGCTGAACGGCACGTTCCTTCCCACCCGACAAGGCTTTGACTACTATTTGGGGGTCCCCTACTCCCATGACATG GGACCCTGTCAGAACCTGACTTGTTTTCCTCCggacattaaatgttttggacactGTGACCTTGGTGTGGTAACTATCCCCCTCATGTACAATGAGGTCATCAAGCAGCAGCCTGTGGACTTCCTGGATCTTGAGAGGGCTTACAGTGACTTTGCCACAGACTTCATCACCCAGTCTGCGAGGAAGAAACAACCATTCTTCCTTTATTACCCCTCTCAT CACACACACTACCCCCAGTTTGCAGGGCCAGCAGCAGCAGGGCAGTCTCGTAGGGGTCCGTTCGGTGACTCTCTGCTGGAGTTTGACAATACAGTAGGGAACCTGCTATCATCTCTGGAGCAGACGGGAGTCCTCAACAACACACTCATACTGTTCACATCAGATAACGG GCCTGAGTTGATGCGTATGTCTCGGGGGGGTAATGCTGGTCTTCTGAAGTGTGGTAAGGGAACCACCTATGAAGGGGGTATGAGAGAACCTGCCATTGCCTACTGGCCTGGGATCATCACACCAG GAGTGACCCATGAGTTGGCCAGCACCCTTGACATCCTGCCCACCCTTGCTAAGCTGGCCGGGGCCAAACTACCCAATGTGCAGCTGGACGGAGTGGACATGACCGACATCTTGATCAACCACGGGCAG AGCAAGAGAGAGGCCATGATGTTCTACCCTACTGATCCCAGTGAAAGTTATGGCCTGTTTGCACTCAGGCTGGGCAAATACAAGGCCCACTTCTACACACGCG GTGCAGGCCACAGTGAGACCACCCCAGACCATGACTGTCATATCATCTCCCTTCTGAAGCCCCATAACCCCCCCCTTCTGTTTGACCTGGAGTCTGACCCCAGTGAGAACTACCCCCTGTCCCCGCTGGGACGACCTGACTTGCAGGCCCTGCTGCTGAGGATACAGGCAGTCAAGGAGCAGTTTGAAGCATCCATGGAGTTTGGTGAAAGCCAGATCGAGAAAGGTATCGACCCTAATCTAGAGCCCTGCTGCACTCCGCAATGCACCCCAAAACCTTCCTGTTGCCAGTGTGGCTAA